The Pseudomonas wenzhouensis genome has a segment encoding these proteins:
- a CDS encoding glutathione peroxidase, which produces MSNALFDIPVTTIKGEQKTLADFGGKAVLVVNTASKCGFTPQYKGLENVWQQYKDKGLVVLGFPCNQFGKQEPGDEGAISEFCELNFGVSFPLFKKVDVNGADAHPLFVQLKKRAPGLLGSQGIKWNFTKFLIGENGQVVKRFAPTTKPEELSSEIEALLK; this is translated from the coding sequence ATGAGCAATGCACTGTTCGATATCCCGGTTACCACCATCAAGGGCGAGCAGAAAACCCTGGCCGACTTCGGCGGCAAGGCCGTACTGGTGGTCAATACCGCCAGCAAATGTGGCTTCACCCCGCAGTACAAGGGCCTGGAGAATGTCTGGCAGCAATACAAGGACAAGGGGCTGGTCGTGCTCGGCTTCCCCTGCAATCAGTTCGGCAAGCAGGAGCCGGGTGATGAAGGCGCGATTTCCGAGTTTTGCGAGCTGAACTTCGGCGTCAGCTTCCCGCTGTTCAAGAAGGTCGATGTCAATGGTGCAGACGCTCATCCGCTGTTCGTGCAGCTGAAAAAGCGCGCGCCAGGCCTGCTGGGCAGCCAGGGCATCAAATGGAACTTCACCAAGTTTCTGATTGGCGAAAACGGCCAGGTGGTCAAGCGTTTCGCCCCGACCACCAAGCCGGAAGAATTGAGCAGTGAGATCGAAGCCCTGCTGAAATGA
- a CDS encoding MarR family winged helix-turn-helix transcriptional regulator, which yields MSAFDTAGLQLDNQLCFKLYAASRAVIRAYKPMLDALGLTYPQYLVMLVLWEWQEQAPGQPTLKALGQRLQLDSGTLTPLLKRLEQLGLVQRRRAQADEREVHLALSDAGRVLQAQVLPLKVQLLCQFADQDLLEMEGLRRSLDRLLTRLSE from the coding sequence ATGAGTGCGTTCGATACCGCCGGGCTGCAGTTGGATAACCAGCTGTGCTTCAAGCTCTACGCCGCCTCGCGCGCGGTGATCCGTGCCTACAAGCCGATGCTCGATGCCCTCGGTCTGACCTACCCGCAGTATCTGGTGATGCTGGTGCTGTGGGAGTGGCAGGAGCAGGCGCCCGGGCAGCCGACGCTCAAGGCACTGGGGCAACGCCTGCAACTGGACTCGGGCACCCTGACGCCGCTGCTCAAGCGCCTGGAACAGCTGGGCCTGGTGCAGCGGCGCCGCGCGCAGGCTGACGAGCGTGAGGTTCACCTGGCGTTGAGCGATGCCGGCAGAGTGCTGCAGGCGCAAGTGTTGCCGCTCAAGGTGCAGTTGCTGTGTCAGTTCGCGGATCAGGATCTGCTGGAAATGGAGGGGCTGCGGCGTAGTCTGGATCGCTTGCTGACGCGGCTCAGCGAGTAA
- a CDS encoding response regulator yields MDISLTQRLSFKQAGLTVLVAFILGTLLSVTQVAVDYASEEASINREIRALLEISHNPAARIAYNIDAELAQELVLGLLRSPAVTRAELIDSSGLVLASVSRPRSESRYRFLSDSLFGAERAFDDPLFVSHAPDEALGLLRLEIDTYAFGSHFLKRSLLTLLTGFARSLLLSLILLVLFYFMLTKPLTGVIRALSERNPQDPHHRPVPCPKGHKRDEIGTLVEVTNRQLSSIAQEIAHRRNAEDRLTQYLSELENIVSARTAELKATNARLSQSNSELETARSMALNMAQARSAFLANMSHEIRTPLNGLLGMLALALDGPLSTEQRQQLGIAHDSGKVLVELLNDILDLSKFEAGQLELETIPFDLGALAEETASLLSQNTASAVELTCLIDPALPAQVLGDPTRVRQIVSNLLSNALKFTRFGRVDLIVERNTDGICIRVRDTGIGIAEDAQARIFQPFAQAEIGITREYGGTGLGLALTRRLCEAMHGKLNLQSKEGFGSEFCAELPLPAHTPASTQPVLEGRIVALTPASSGLQQMLSQWLPTWGLSYQRLDTDASLLGVQADLLISDCPECLPGMRPAIGTAVLLVTAYGNFLPLEQAQRLMPLLQIARPLARNGLLQVLRHTLYSDDSALQGSTQTQPEREGTARVLLVEDNPVNQMVAKGMLVKLGYQVQVAAHGAEALEMLEQEPIDLILMDCNMPVMDGYEASRRIRNNGRWLQLPIIALTANALSDERERCRAAGMNDYLAKPFRREELAAMLDTWLPGEVTR; encoded by the coding sequence ATGGATATTTCGCTCACCCAACGCCTGTCATTCAAACAGGCCGGTCTGACCGTGCTGGTGGCATTTATCCTTGGCACGCTGCTGAGCGTCACCCAGGTGGCCGTCGATTATGCCAGTGAAGAGGCCTCCATCAACCGCGAGATTCGTGCGCTGCTGGAAATCAGCCACAACCCCGCTGCGCGCATTGCCTACAACATCGACGCCGAACTGGCGCAGGAGTTGGTCCTCGGCCTGCTGCGCTCGCCAGCCGTAACCCGCGCCGAACTGATCGACAGCAGCGGCCTGGTGCTGGCCAGCGTCAGCCGTCCACGCAGCGAGAGCCGCTACCGCTTCCTCAGCGACAGCCTGTTCGGTGCCGAGCGCGCCTTCGACGATCCGCTGTTCGTCTCCCATGCACCTGACGAAGCGCTCGGCCTCCTGCGCCTGGAGATCGACACCTACGCCTTCGGCAGCCACTTCCTGAAACGCTCGCTGCTGACCCTGCTCACCGGTTTTGCCCGCAGCCTGCTGCTGTCGCTGATTCTGCTGGTGCTGTTCTATTTCATGCTGACCAAACCGCTGACCGGCGTGATTCGCGCCCTCAGCGAGCGCAACCCGCAAGACCCGCACCATCGCCCGGTGCCCTGCCCCAAGGGCCACAAGCGTGACGAGATCGGTACGCTGGTAGAGGTCACCAACCGCCAACTGTCGAGCATCGCCCAGGAGATCGCGCACAGGCGCAATGCCGAGGATCGCCTTACTCAGTACCTGAGTGAGCTGGAAAACATCGTCTCGGCGCGCACCGCCGAACTCAAGGCCACCAATGCCCGCCTCAGCCAGTCCAACAGCGAGCTGGAGACGGCACGCAGCATGGCCCTGAACATGGCGCAGGCACGCTCGGCCTTCCTCGCCAACATGAGCCATGAAATCCGCACGCCGCTCAATGGTCTGCTCGGCATGCTGGCACTGGCTCTGGACGGCCCGCTAAGCACTGAACAACGCCAGCAACTGGGCATCGCCCATGACTCCGGCAAGGTGCTGGTGGAACTGCTCAACGACATTCTCGACCTGTCCAAATTCGAAGCCGGCCAGCTAGAGCTGGAGACGATTCCCTTCGACCTCGGCGCCCTGGCCGAGGAAACCGCCAGCCTGCTGTCGCAGAACACCGCCAGCGCAGTGGAGCTGACCTGCCTGATCGACCCGGCACTGCCGGCACAGGTGCTGGGCGATCCGACGCGGGTACGCCAGATCGTCAGCAACCTGCTGTCCAATGCGCTCAAATTCACCCGTTTCGGTCGCGTCGACCTCATCGTCGAGCGCAACACGGATGGTATCTGCATCCGTGTGCGCGATACCGGCATCGGTATCGCCGAAGATGCCCAGGCACGCATTTTTCAGCCCTTTGCCCAAGCCGAAATCGGCATCACCCGTGAATATGGCGGCACCGGCCTTGGCCTGGCCCTGACAAGGCGCCTGTGCGAGGCCATGCACGGCAAGCTGAACCTGCAATCGAAAGAAGGCTTTGGCAGCGAGTTTTGCGCCGAGCTGCCGTTACCCGCCCATACGCCTGCCAGTACACAGCCGGTACTGGAGGGTCGCATCGTCGCACTGACCCCGGCCAGCAGCGGTTTGCAACAGATGCTCAGCCAATGGCTGCCAACCTGGGGACTGAGCTATCAGCGCCTGGATACCGATGCCAGTCTGCTCGGTGTGCAAGCCGACCTGCTGATCAGCGATTGCCCGGAATGCCTGCCGGGTATGCGTCCGGCGATAGGCACAGCCGTGCTGCTGGTCACTGCCTATGGCAACTTCCTGCCGCTCGAACAGGCGCAGCGCCTCATGCCGCTGCTGCAAATCGCCCGCCCACTGGCACGCAACGGCTTGCTTCAGGTATTGCGGCATACGCTCTACAGCGACGACAGCGCCCTGCAGGGCAGTACCCAGACACAGCCTGAACGGGAGGGCACTGCACGCGTGCTGCTGGTCGAAGACAACCCGGTCAACCAGATGGTCGCCAAGGGCATGCTGGTCAAGCTCGGCTATCAGGTTCAGGTCGCAGCCCATGGCGCTGAAGCCCTGGAGATGCTGGAGCAGGAACCCATCGACCTGATCCTGATGGACTGCAACATGCCGGTGATGGACGGCTATGAAGCCAGCCGCCGCATTCGCAACAACGGTCGCTGGCTACAGCTGCCCATCATCGCCCTGACCGCTAATGCGCTGTCCGATGAACGTGAACGCTGCCGCGCCGCCGGCATGAACGACTACCTGGCCAAACCCTTCCGCCGTGAAGAACTGGCAGCCATGCTCGACACCTGGCTGCCTGGCGAAGTTACTCGCTGA
- a CDS encoding ATP-binding protein, with protein sequence MDSRLLDFLARAEQVLARLEPMLPAQRPQLDWNTCMAARWVRDGRSGYLRPLQVSLDLSLSDLLGVDAQREQLARNTRQFVMGLPANHALLWGARGTGKSSLVRALLAEHARAGLRLIEIERDHLADLPRVVELLAGLPQRFVLFCDDLSFEAGEGDYRVLKSVLDGSLEQATDNVLLYATSNRRHLVPEQQSDNENWTRVDGELHPNEAVEDKIALSDRFGLWLSFYPFSQEHFLIVVRHWVGVQARQVGLDWSWDEALEKAAIRWALGRGNRNGRCAYQFARHWVGLQLLEQQI encoded by the coding sequence GTGGATTCGCGATTGCTGGACTTTCTGGCCCGTGCCGAACAGGTGCTGGCGCGTCTCGAGCCCATGCTGCCCGCGCAGCGTCCCCAGCTGGACTGGAACACCTGCATGGCCGCACGCTGGGTGCGTGATGGTCGCAGTGGTTATCTGCGGCCTTTGCAGGTCAGCCTCGATCTGTCGCTGAGTGACTTGCTGGGGGTGGATGCTCAGCGCGAGCAACTGGCACGTAACACGCGGCAGTTCGTGATGGGGTTGCCGGCCAATCATGCCTTGCTCTGGGGCGCGCGCGGTACCGGCAAATCCTCGCTGGTGCGTGCCTTGCTGGCCGAGCATGCCAGGGCCGGTCTGCGCCTGATCGAGATCGAGCGCGATCATCTGGCTGACCTGCCGCGTGTGGTGGAGCTGCTGGCCGGTTTGCCACAGCGTTTCGTGCTGTTTTGCGATGACCTGTCGTTCGAAGCGGGCGAGGGCGATTACCGGGTGCTCAAGAGTGTGCTCGATGGCTCGCTGGAGCAGGCGACGGATAATGTGCTGCTTTACGCCACCTCAAACCGCCGCCATCTGGTGCCTGAGCAACAGAGTGATAACGAGAACTGGACGAGGGTCGACGGCGAACTGCACCCCAACGAGGCTGTTGAGGACAAGATCGCACTGTCCGACCGTTTTGGCCTGTGGCTGTCGTTCTATCCCTTCAGTCAGGAGCACTTCCTGATCGTCGTGCGCCACTGGGTCGGCGTACAGGCGCGCCAGGTCGGACTGGACTGGAGCTGGGACGAGGCCCTGGAAAAGGCCGCCATCCGCTGGGCGCTGGGTCGTGGTAACCGCAACGGCCGCTGCGCCTATCAATTTGCCCGCCATTGGGTCGGGCTGCAACTGCTGGAGCAACAGATATGA
- a CDS encoding GAF domain-containing protein translates to MIDLSQAGADLDGYPLLSAQLQALLSGERDFIANAAQFSAFLFHELPDLNWAGFYLVKDGELVLGPFQGKVACVRIPFGRGVCGAAAASLQTQRVEDVHAFAGHIACDSASNSELVVPLLKEGRLIGVLDLDSPSLGRFSEVDQAGIEGLAAIFLAASDC, encoded by the coding sequence ATGATTGACCTTTCCCAGGCCGGGGCTGACCTCGACGGCTATCCCCTGTTGAGCGCGCAACTGCAGGCGCTGCTTAGCGGTGAGCGTGACTTCATCGCCAATGCCGCGCAGTTTTCTGCCTTCCTGTTTCACGAGTTGCCTGACCTGAACTGGGCTGGCTTCTACTTGGTCAAGGACGGTGAGCTGGTACTCGGCCCGTTCCAGGGCAAGGTGGCCTGCGTGCGCATTCCCTTTGGGCGTGGTGTCTGCGGTGCTGCCGCGGCGAGCTTGCAGACGCAACGTGTCGAAGACGTGCATGCCTTCGCCGGGCACATCGCCTGCGACAGCGCCTCGAATAGCGAGCTGGTGGTGCCTCTGCTGAAGGAGGGACGCCTGATCGGCGTACTGGATCTGGACAGCCCGTCGCTGGGGCGCTTCAGCGAGGTGGATCAGGCGGGTATCGAAGGCTTGGCAGCGATCTTTCTGGCCGCCAGCGATTGCTGA
- a CDS encoding glutathione S-transferase family protein: MSMTVYGAPLSPFVRKLRLCLIEKGLDYELEVIMPFGQPDWYRELNPLGRIPAFSDGDVKLADSSVICQYLEERYPERPSLYGESAEQRARVRWLEKYADYELAPLCTFSVFRNRVLKASMGQPCDEQKVQETLQQALPSHFDYLQSTLGDAPFFLGEQLSMADLALACQLINMEHSGETLDASRWPKLAAHYQRIKSRMSVQQLLPGELRTLEKLSARR, translated from the coding sequence ATGAGCATGACCGTATACGGGGCGCCCCTTTCCCCCTTCGTCCGTAAACTCCGTTTGTGCCTGATCGAAAAAGGTCTGGATTACGAACTCGAAGTGATCATGCCCTTCGGCCAGCCTGACTGGTATCGCGAACTCAATCCTCTGGGCCGGATTCCCGCCTTTAGCGACGGCGACGTCAAACTGGCCGACTCCAGTGTGATCTGCCAGTACCTGGAGGAACGCTATCCAGAACGCCCCTCACTCTATGGCGAAAGTGCCGAGCAACGCGCCAGAGTGCGCTGGCTGGAAAAGTATGCGGATTACGAGCTGGCGCCACTGTGCACCTTCAGCGTATTTCGCAATCGAGTCCTGAAAGCCAGCATGGGCCAGCCATGCGACGAACAGAAAGTGCAGGAGACGCTCCAGCAAGCCCTACCCAGCCATTTCGATTATTTGCAAAGTACCCTGGGTGATGCACCCTTCTTCCTGGGCGAGCAACTGTCGATGGCGGATCTGGCGCTGGCTTGTCAGCTGATCAACATGGAGCACAGTGGTGAAACGCTGGATGCCAGCCGATGGCCAAAGCTGGCGGCGCACTATCAGCGCATCAAGAGCCGTATGTCCGTGCAGCAACTGCTACCGGGCGAGCTGCGCACGCTGGAGAAGCTCAGCGCCAGGCGCTGA
- a CDS encoding IS5-like element ISPst12 family transposase encodes MRGLDLKQNELFSYTTLEQRIPNDHPLRPLRGLVDTVLASMDRDFDGLYSTLGRASIAPERLLRASLLQVIYTIRSERQLVEQIDFNLLFRWFVGLSMDERMWDHSTFSQNRDRLFNQDVARLFFQRIKSLAAWSEYASNEHFSVDGTLIDAWASHKSFIKKDGGDPPEDGTRNPDADFKGEKRSNATHQSTSDPEARLARKSNGDASRLAHMAHTMMEHRNGLIVDVECTEFNGRAEVEAALEMLERTAKPGSTVGADKNYDQKRFVQRARELKVTPHVAQKRKGSAIDGRTTRHPGYAASQKIRKRIEEGFGWLKTVGGLRKTKLIGRAKLSAQLLLGFSVYNLIRLGSLSGWWRGSHV; translated from the coding sequence ATGCGTGGACTCGACCTCAAACAAAACGAGCTGTTCAGTTATACGACGCTGGAGCAGCGCATCCCGAACGATCACCCGCTGCGTCCCCTGCGAGGCCTGGTCGATACCGTTCTGGCTTCGATGGATCGGGACTTCGACGGGCTGTACTCCACCCTGGGACGGGCCTCGATTGCGCCGGAGCGGCTGCTGCGCGCCTCGTTGCTGCAGGTGATTTACACCATTCGCTCCGAGCGGCAGTTGGTCGAGCAGATTGATTTCAACCTGCTGTTTCGCTGGTTCGTCGGCTTGTCGATGGACGAGCGCATGTGGGATCACTCGACCTTCAGCCAGAACCGTGACCGCTTGTTCAACCAGGATGTAGCGCGGCTGTTCTTCCAGCGCATCAAGTCGCTGGCCGCATGGTCCGAGTACGCCAGCAACGAGCATTTCAGCGTCGATGGCACGCTGATCGACGCCTGGGCCTCGCACAAGTCCTTTATCAAGAAGGATGGCGGCGACCCACCGGAGGATGGCACGCGCAACCCCGATGCCGACTTCAAGGGCGAGAAGCGCAGCAACGCGACCCACCAATCGACCAGCGATCCCGAGGCCCGGCTGGCGCGCAAGAGCAATGGCGATGCCAGTCGTCTGGCGCACATGGCCCACACGATGATGGAGCACCGCAACGGTCTGATCGTGGATGTGGAATGCACCGAGTTCAATGGACGTGCCGAGGTAGAGGCGGCGCTGGAGATGCTGGAGCGCACGGCCAAGCCGGGCAGCACGGTAGGTGCAGACAAGAATTACGACCAGAAGCGTTTCGTGCAGAGGGCGCGCGAGCTGAAAGTGACACCGCATGTGGCGCAGAAGCGCAAGGGCAGCGCCATCGATGGGCGCACCACGCGGCATCCGGGGTATGCCGCCAGCCAGAAGATCCGCAAGCGGATCGAAGAAGGTTTTGGCTGGCTGAAGACGGTTGGCGGCCTGCGCAAGACCAAGCTGATCGGTCGCGCCAAGCTGAGTGCTCAGTTATTGCTGGGTTTCTCGGTCTACAACCTGATCCGACTGGGTAGCCTGTCGGGTTGGTGGCGAGGATCGCATGTATAG
- a CDS encoding PA2817 family protein encodes MASHLDHHLALLNHLRGILVALGEAEQVLDDSHALFLERYDELLAELPRDPVSSQYLGQDLISQVFHRYPQIAHLVPRDLLWFFGGDCLHFMPDEEISLYQSLDERRFEAEENDEPFDWNQEKQLLALPTDGSKH; translated from the coding sequence ATGGCCAGCCACCTCGACCACCACCTCGCCCTGCTCAACCACCTGCGCGGCATTCTCGTCGCCCTAGGCGAAGCCGAACAGGTGCTCGACGACAGCCACGCCCTGTTCCTCGAGCGCTACGACGAACTGCTCGCCGAACTGCCGCGCGATCCGGTGTCCAGCCAGTACCTGGGCCAGGATCTGATCAGCCAGGTATTCCACCGCTATCCGCAGATCGCCCATCTGGTCCCACGCGACCTGCTGTGGTTCTTCGGCGGCGACTGCCTGCACTTCATGCCTGACGAGGAAATCTCCCTGTACCAAAGCCTCGACGAACGCCGCTTCGAAGCCGAAGAGAACGACGAACCCTTCGACTGGAACCAGGAAAAACAGCTGCTAGCCCTGCCCACAGACGGCTCCAAGCACTGA
- a CDS encoding acyl-CoA dehydrogenase has product MLVIWLLGLLLGVAYLAHRRTAAHTALGISAAYLLTMALFSPVPGWLQLLLWIITGAGAAFILLGDLRRQLFTRPLFAWFQRVLPPMSATERDAIEAGTVWWDGELFSGKPDWDKLLAYPKARLTEEEQAFIDGPTEELCAMISDWQIGQEMDLPEKAWAHIKQHGFFALIIPKEYGGKGFSAYAHSQVAMKLATRSGDLASTVMVPNSLGPAELLLHYGTEAQRNHYLPRLARGDDIPCFALTGPLAGSDAGAMPDTGIICKGQYNGEEVIGLRLNWEKRYITLGPVATLLGLAFKAYDPDHLLGDQEDLGISLALIPTDTPGVDIGRRHLPLGAAFMNGPNSGKDVFIPLDYLIGGQEYLGKGWMMLMNCLSVGRSISLPAVGTGAAKFTSLVTGQYAQLREQFNVPLAAFEGIQEALARIGGNAWLMDSARILTANAVDLGEKPSVLSAILKYHLTERGRECIGHAMDVHGGKGIIMGPNNYLARSWQGAPIFITVEGANILSRNLMIFGQGAIRCHPYVLKEMALADREDKDQALTEFDALLMSHIGFAVGNAASSFLLGLTLGRLGLVPGDDLSQPYYRALNRLAAAFALCADSSMMLLGGDLKRRERLSARLGDVLSYLYLGSAALKRYHDLDYQESVRPLLRWAMEENLYHAEQALDDLLSNFPNRLFGCLLKVLVFPLGRRHHGPSDALDAEVAAIICRQAGDPALESVLEGCYRPQADQDSVGALQHALSLVQASRDARKRLHQALKDGSLQPAPGQDAIEAAIAAGILDGEQGQRLQAAEAARRRVIDVDDFAKDELKLGRGKVR; this is encoded by the coding sequence ATGCTCGTCATCTGGTTATTGGGGCTACTGCTCGGGGTCGCCTACCTGGCCCATCGCCGCACCGCCGCCCACACCGCTCTCGGCATCAGCGCAGCCTACCTGCTGACCATGGCATTGTTCAGCCCGGTACCGGGCTGGCTGCAACTGCTGCTGTGGATCATCACCGGCGCCGGCGCCGCCTTCATTCTGCTCGGTGATCTGCGCCGGCAACTGTTCACCCGCCCGCTGTTTGCCTGGTTCCAGCGCGTACTACCGCCGATGTCAGCCACCGAACGCGATGCCATCGAAGCCGGTACGGTGTGGTGGGACGGTGAGCTGTTCAGTGGCAAGCCCGACTGGGACAAGCTGCTGGCCTACCCCAAGGCCAGGCTGACCGAGGAAGAACAGGCCTTCATCGACGGCCCCACCGAAGAACTCTGCGCGATGATCAGCGACTGGCAGATCGGCCAGGAGATGGACCTGCCGGAGAAGGCCTGGGCGCACATCAAGCAGCATGGCTTCTTCGCCCTGATCATTCCCAAGGAATATGGCGGCAAGGGTTTCTCCGCCTACGCCCACTCACAAGTGGCGATGAAGCTGGCCACCCGCAGTGGCGATCTGGCCTCCACCGTAATGGTGCCCAACTCCCTCGGCCCGGCCGAGCTGCTTCTGCACTACGGTACCGAAGCACAGCGCAACCATTACCTGCCACGCCTGGCACGCGGCGATGACATCCCCTGCTTCGCCCTTACCGGCCCGCTGGCCGGCTCCGACGCCGGCGCCATGCCGGACACCGGGATCATCTGCAAGGGCCAGTACAACGGCGAAGAAGTGATCGGCCTGCGCCTGAACTGGGAGAAGCGCTACATCACCCTCGGCCCGGTGGCCACCCTGCTCGGCCTGGCCTTCAAGGCCTACGACCCGGATCACCTGCTGGGCGACCAGGAAGACCTGGGCATCAGCCTGGCGCTGATCCCCACCGATACACCCGGCGTGGACATCGGCCGCCGTCACCTGCCGCTGGGCGCCGCCTTCATGAACGGCCCCAACTCGGGCAAGGACGTCTTCATTCCGCTGGATTACCTGATCGGTGGCCAGGAATACCTGGGCAAGGGCTGGATGATGCTGATGAACTGCCTGTCGGTGGGCCGCTCCATCTCGCTGCCGGCAGTCGGCACCGGCGCGGCCAAGTTCACCAGCCTGGTCACCGGCCAATACGCGCAGCTACGTGAACAGTTCAACGTACCGCTGGCCGCCTTCGAAGGCATCCAGGAAGCCCTGGCACGCATTGGCGGCAACGCCTGGCTGATGGACAGCGCGCGGATCCTCACCGCCAACGCCGTCGACCTGGGCGAGAAACCCTCGGTACTGTCGGCAATCCTCAAATACCACCTGACCGAACGCGGCCGCGAGTGCATCGGCCACGCCATGGACGTACACGGCGGCAAGGGCATCATCATGGGCCCGAACAACTACCTGGCCCGCTCCTGGCAGGGTGCGCCGATTTTCATCACCGTCGAGGGTGCCAACATTCTCTCGCGCAACCTGATGATCTTCGGCCAGGGCGCCATCCGCTGCCATCCCTACGTGCTCAAGGAAATGGCCCTGGCCGACCGCGAGGACAAGGACCAGGCACTGACCGAGTTCGACGCCCTGCTGATGAGCCATATCGGCTTCGCCGTCGGCAATGCCGCCAGCAGTTTCCTCCTCGGCTTGACTCTAGGCCGCCTGGGCCTGGTGCCCGGTGATGACCTCAGCCAACCCTACTACCGTGCGCTCAACCGCCTGGCCGCGGCCTTCGCCCTGTGCGCCGACAGCAGCATGATGCTGCTCGGCGGTGACCTGAAGCGTCGCGAACGCCTGTCTGCGCGCCTGGGTGATGTGCTCAGCTATCTCTACCTGGGCTCGGCGGCACTCAAGCGCTACCACGATTTGGACTATCAGGAATCCGTCAGACCGCTGCTGCGCTGGGCCATGGAGGAAAACCTCTACCACGCCGAGCAGGCACTCGATGACCTGCTGAGCAACTTCCCCAACCGCCTGTTCGGTTGTCTGCTGAAAGTGCTGGTGTTCCCGCTGGGTCGCCGCCATCACGGCCCGAGCGATGCGCTGGACGCCGAGGTAGCCGCGATCATCTGCCGCCAGGCCGGCGACCCGGCGCTGGAGTCGGTGCTGGAAGGCTGCTATCGCCCGCAGGCCGACCAGGATTCGGTCGGCGCCCTGCAGCATGCACTGAGTCTGGTGCAAGCCAGCCGAGACGCACGCAAGCGTCTGCATCAGGCGCTCAAGGACGGCAGCCTGCAACCGGCGCCGGGCCAGGACGCCATTGAGGCCGCGATTGCTGCCGGCATTCTCGACGGCGAACAGGGCCAGCGCCTGCAAGCAGCCGAAGCGGCGCGGCGTCGGGTGATCGACGTCGACGACTTCGCCAAGGACGAGCTCAAGCTCGGCCGCGGCAAGGTGCGCTGA
- a CDS encoding transglutaminase-like domain-containing protein, with amino-acid sequence MQIYLRPGRFIDSDHPLVVEFAERWRGASREPRNQAIALYLAVRDEIRYNPYAFSLDAQTLKASHALTAGESYCVPKANLLAACARHCGIPARIGLADVRNHLSTPRLLELLRSEVFAMHGYTELYLDGCWVKATPAFNEALCRVFKVAPLAFDGVHDSVFHPYNDRGERYMEYLQDHGQFEDLPEQLFFEHLRGRYPHLFEVGALELSGDMQREACVID; translated from the coding sequence ATGCAGATCTATCTTCGCCCCGGCCGCTTCATTGACAGTGACCATCCATTGGTAGTCGAGTTCGCCGAGCGTTGGCGTGGCGCTTCACGAGAGCCGCGTAATCAGGCCATCGCACTCTACCTCGCCGTGCGCGACGAGATTCGCTACAACCCCTATGCCTTCAGCCTCGATGCGCAGACGCTGAAGGCCAGCCACGCGCTGACGGCCGGGGAGTCCTACTGCGTGCCCAAGGCCAATCTGCTCGCGGCATGCGCAAGGCATTGCGGCATTCCTGCGCGTATCGGCCTGGCCGATGTGCGCAATCACCTGTCCACGCCGCGCCTGCTGGAGCTGCTGCGCAGCGAGGTGTTCGCCATGCACGGCTACACCGAGCTGTATCTGGATGGGTGCTGGGTCAAGGCCACGCCGGCCTTCAACGAAGCGCTGTGCCGGGTGTTCAAGGTGGCACCGCTGGCGTTCGACGGTGTGCATGACAGCGTCTTCCATCCCTACAACGACAGGGGCGAGCGCTATATGGAGTACCTGCAGGATCACGGCCAGTTCGAGGATCTGCCCGAGCAACTGTTCTTCGAGCACCTGCGCGGGCGCTACCCGCATCTGTTCGAGGTCGGCGCGCTGGAACTGAGTGGCGACATGCAGCGTGAGGCCTGTGTTATCGACTGA